Proteins encoded by one window of Thermococcus sp. Bubb.Bath:
- a CDS encoding 50S ribosomal protein L44e → MKYPKQIRTYCPYCKKHTIHKVEKVKKRPRSELSQGQRRFRRIMKGYRGFPRPNPAGREKPVKKLDLRFRCTVCGKAHTRGQGFRVKKFELVEV, encoded by the coding sequence ATGAAGTACCCGAAGCAGATAAGGACTTACTGCCCCTACTGTAAGAAGCACACGATCCACAAGGTCGAGAAGGTAAAGAAGAGGCCGAGGAGTGAGCTCAGCCAGGGCCAGAGGAGATTCAGGAGGATCATGAAGGGTTACCGCGGTTTCCCGAGGCCGAACCCGGCCGGAAGGGAGAAGCCGGTCAAGAAGCTCGACCTCAGGTTCCGCTGCACCGTCTGCGGCAAGGCCCACACCAGGGGACAGGGCTTCCGTGTGAAGAAGTTCGAGCTGGTGGAGGTGTGA
- a CDS encoding 30S ribosomal protein S27e: MALPKNLIPMPRSRFLRVKCIDCGNEQIVFSNPSTPVRCLVCGATLVEPTGGKGIIKAKILEVLE; encoded by the coding sequence ATGGCCCTTCCGAAGAACCTCATTCCAATGCCGAGGAGCAGGTTTCTCCGCGTCAAGTGTATTGACTGCGGCAACGAGCAGATAGTCTTCAGCAACCCGTCAACCCCAGTTAGGTGCCTCGTCTGCGGCGCCACCCTGGTGGAGCCGACCGGCGGAAAGGGCATAATAAAGGCAAAGATTCTTGAGGTTCTCGAGTGA
- a CDS encoding prefoldin subunit beta, with product MQNIPPQVQAMLGQLESYQQQLQLVIQQKQKVQLELTEAKKALEEIEKVEDDAVIYKTVGSLIVKTERAKAVEELKEKVETLEVRLNALERQEKKLNDKLKELTAQIQSALRPPVAG from the coding sequence ATGCAGAATATCCCACCACAGGTTCAGGCGATGTTGGGACAGCTTGAGAGCTACCAGCAGCAGCTCCAGCTCGTCATTCAGCAGAAGCAGAAGGTCCAGCTTGAGCTCACTGAGGCCAAAAAGGCCCTTGAGGAGATTGAGAAGGTCGAGGATGACGCGGTTATTTACAAGACCGTTGGAAGCCTCATAGTGAAGACCGAGAGGGCCAAGGCCGTTGAGGAGCTCAAGGAGAAGGTCGAGACCCTTGAGGTTAGGCTGAACGCCCTTGAGAGACAGGAGAAGAAGCTTAACGACAAGCTCAAGGAGCTCACCGCTCAGATTCAGTCCGCTCTGAGGCCGCCGGTGGCCGGCTGA
- a CDS encoding CGP-CTERM sorting domain-containing protein — translation MRKIVGLLAFVFLLLLLIPSANSVSVWEGLSRGGIYYINIEGYSPNGGAPPWNPLNDSSITWINIGYEYNETHTFNEYYEGGKWKEGFFHKHGRPKPFNMTDWNWSKVLEEYQWGVENYLPNISGNFSFREWKKGYWNSSISRWNMIINSNHVKITLHTLACEGSGECDEYITFECQRNGSNVTCKWGKPVFKVYHNVPPIGRTTTTSETTSRITTTSTTTSSSSTQPTTTSETTSKTGTKICGPGLLIGLVLAPVLLRRVKR, via the coding sequence ATGAGGAAGATAGTAGGTCTTTTGGCCTTTGTTTTTCTTCTTTTGCTCTTAATTCCCTCTGCCAATAGTGTGAGTGTTTGGGAGGGGTTATCGAGGGGAGGAATTTATTACATCAACATTGAGGGGTACAGTCCGAATGGTGGTGCTCCACCGTGGAATCCACTCAACGACTCGTCCATAACGTGGATTAACATTGGTTACGAGTACAATGAAACCCACACTTTCAACGAGTATTATGAGGGGGGCAAATGGAAGGAGGGCTTCTTCCACAAGCATGGACGACCAAAACCCTTCAACATGACAGACTGGAACTGGTCCAAAGTCCTCGAAGAGTACCAGTGGGGCGTTGAGAACTACCTGCCAAATATTAGTGGGAATTTCTCTTTTAGAGAATGGAAGAAAGGCTACTGGAACAGCTCAATATCTAGATGGAACATGATAATCAATTCAAACCACGTGAAAATTACATTACACACCCTCGCCTGCGAGGGATCCGGGGAATGCGATGAGTATATTACCTTCGAGTGCCAGCGGAATGGGAGTAATGTGACTTGTAAGTGGGGTAAGCCGGTTTTCAAGGTTTATCACAACGTGCCTCCGATTGGGAGAACAACCACGACTTCAGAGACAACTTCGAGGATTACAACTACATCAACTACAACCTCTTCCTCAAGCACTCAACCCACTACAACTTCTGAGACAACGTCAAAGACTGGGACCAAGATTTGTGGGCCAGGATTGTTGATTGGATTAGTCTTGGCTCCAGTTCTCTTAAGAAGGGTTAAGAGGTGA
- a CDS encoding CGP-CTERM sorting domain-containing protein, translating to MRRVLSLASTIFVFLLMMFLPLAGAFNVLEHLDQNQTYLGISIRGNAIARNGTPPTNPFNDTSIQGLYIILPHNKTHVWFISYSPKGTKTEKPDWYYPRTPRIPFNLSDWNLSKVIKEYQWGVENYLPNVTGNFSIGEWRKGYWNSSIGSWEVEVNAHNLTITLHTIACEGSLECDEYITFKCWRNESNVTCQWGKPVFKTIAPPWGPKTTTSEATSKTTTTSTTTSSLSAQTTTTPETTSKTGSKICGPGVLIGLVLAPILLTKRTKR from the coding sequence ATGAGGAGAGTATTGTCTTTAGCCTCTACCATTTTTGTTTTTCTCCTAATGATGTTCCTTCCCTTGGCTGGGGCCTTTAACGTCCTTGAGCACCTTGATCAGAACCAAACGTACCTTGGTATTTCCATTAGGGGGAATGCTATTGCAAGGAATGGAACTCCCCCAACAAACCCATTTAATGATACTTCAATTCAAGGGCTTTACATAATACTCCCACATAACAAGACTCATGTCTGGTTCATCTCGTATTCCCCTAAGGGCACAAAAACTGAAAAGCCAGACTGGTACTACCCAAGAACCCCTAGAATACCATTTAACCTCTCCGACTGGAACCTTTCAAAAGTCATCAAAGAGTACCAGTGGGGGGTTGAGAATTATCTCCCGAACGTTACTGGGAATTTCTCTATTGGAGAATGGAGAAAGGGTTATTGGAATAGTTCGATAGGTTCATGGGAAGTGGAGGTTAATGCGCACAACTTGACAATAACCCTTCATACTATCGCCTGCGAAGGCTCCTTGGAATGCGATGAGTACATTACTTTCAAGTGCTGGAGGAATGAGAGCAACGTGACTTGTCAGTGGGGGAAGCCGGTTTTTAAGACGATAGCTCCCCCGTGGGGCCCAAAGACGACCACTTCAGAGGCAACATCAAAAACTACAACCACTTCAACTACAACTTCTTCTTTAAGCGCTCAAACCACTACAACCCCAGAGACGACCTCAAAGACTGGGAGCAAGATCTGTGGGCCAGGAGTGTTGATTGGATTAGTCCTGGCTCCAATCCTCCTAACAAAAAGGACAAAGAGGTGA
- a CDS encoding nitroreductase family protein — translation MELDEAILKRSSVRYFSDEPVREEEIRALIEAAIRAPTASGLENWFFVVFKSEEARRKIYDLIGEGMVEYYRAVNLPEEKIGKLKRRIYEEGMYGAPVYIAVFIDRRVRFLKGEEFDEVEFIWSVESAAMAIENLMLKAVELGLGTVYIGVTNFKGIDKKVRELAGLDGNYYLVGVIPVGRPRNETKPRGRRRKAEDVTKIL, via the coding sequence ATGGAGCTTGATGAAGCTATCTTAAAGCGCTCTTCGGTTAGGTATTTCTCGGACGAACCAGTGAGAGAGGAGGAGATAAGGGCGCTCATAGAGGCCGCCATAAGAGCACCAACCGCGAGCGGCCTTGAGAACTGGTTTTTTGTGGTTTTCAAGAGCGAGGAAGCCAGGAGAAAAATCTACGACCTCATTGGGGAGGGTATGGTTGAGTACTACCGCGCAGTGAACCTGCCCGAGGAGAAGATAGGGAAGCTCAAGCGGAGAATCTACGAGGAGGGAATGTACGGGGCACCAGTTTATATAGCCGTTTTCATTGACAGGAGAGTCCGCTTCCTCAAAGGGGAAGAGTTCGATGAGGTCGAGTTCATCTGGAGCGTCGAGAGCGCGGCGATGGCCATAGAGAACCTCATGCTAAAGGCCGTTGAACTGGGCCTCGGAACGGTCTACATAGGAGTGACTAACTTCAAGGGTATAGATAAAAAGGTTAGGGAGCTCGCCGGCCTCGATGGGAACTACTATCTCGTCGGGGTTATTCCCGTTGGCAGGCCGAGGAATGAGACGAAGCCAAGGGGAAGGAGGAGAAAGGCAGAAGATGTTACAAAGATACTCTAA
- a CDS encoding aspartate/glutamate racemase family protein, which translates to MYGWRGRLGLIVPSSNTTMEMELHNYLPEGVSIHTSRMPLRSVTEEELVKMGSIAVESAKLLRDAGVELILYGCTSGSFIGGKDYEKELEARIEDEVKVPVISTSTAVVEALKILDAHSVLVVTPYTDEINKREKEFLEANEFEVLDIRGLGIEDNLKIGRLEPYESYRLTKASFIDEADAVFISCTNWRTFEIIEALEEDLGVPVVTSNQASLWLALREMDVMEKIPKLGRLFVEF; encoded by the coding sequence ATGTACGGATGGCGCGGAAGACTTGGCCTTATAGTCCCCTCCTCGAACACGACGATGGAGATGGAGCTTCACAACTACCTCCCGGAGGGTGTTTCCATTCACACCTCTAGGATGCCCCTCAGAAGTGTTACCGAGGAGGAGCTTGTTAAGATGGGTTCCATAGCCGTTGAGAGCGCAAAGCTCCTGCGTGATGCCGGTGTTGAGCTCATACTCTATGGCTGTACGAGCGGTTCTTTCATTGGCGGTAAGGATTACGAGAAGGAGCTTGAGGCCAGGATAGAGGACGAGGTTAAGGTACCGGTTATAAGCACGAGCACGGCGGTTGTAGAGGCCCTAAAAATCCTGGACGCCCATTCTGTGCTCGTTGTAACCCCTTACACCGACGAGATAAACAAGCGAGAGAAGGAGTTCCTTGAGGCCAACGAGTTCGAGGTTCTGGACATCAGGGGGCTCGGCATAGAGGACAACCTCAAAATCGGCAGGCTTGAGCCGTACGAGTCATACCGACTCACAAAGGCGAGCTTCATTGACGAGGCGGATGCTGTATTCATAAGCTGCACCAACTGGAGAACCTTTGAGATAATCGAGGCCCTAGAGGAGGACCTTGGTGTCCCTGTTGTTACGAGCAACCAGGCCTCTCTCTGGCTTGCTCTGAGGGAAATGGACGTTATGGAAAAGATTCCAAAGCTGGGAAGGCTGTTCGTAGAGTTCTGA
- a CDS encoding nucleotidyltransferase domain-containing protein, whose amino-acid sequence MDYQKIARMFANDVKRSFGGSVRKVILFGSVARGDYRPDSDIDVLVVVNGDPWEAQKRLLDIVLEYLLKYGVYISAKAISVEEYEFMERIESAFYTNVKREGISLG is encoded by the coding sequence ATGGATTACCAGAAGATCGCGAGGATGTTTGCGAACGATGTGAAAAGGTCATTTGGGGGCTCCGTCAGGAAGGTTATCCTCTTTGGTTCCGTAGCGAGGGGAGACTACCGACCGGACAGTGACATTGACGTCCTCGTGGTCGTCAATGGGGACCCCTGGGAAGCCCAGAAAAGGCTTTTGGATATAGTCCTAGAGTATCTATTAAAATACGGAGTCTACATCTCCGCAAAGGCGATAAGCGTTGAGGAGTATGAATTCATGGAGCGCATTGAGAGCGCGTTCTACACGAACGTCAAGAGGGAGGGAATCTCACTTGGATAA
- a CDS encoding bifunctional oligoribonuclease/PAP phosphatase NrnA, giving the protein MKGKIKLRRFLENADDKSFLLLCHHNADPDSLGSAIAFARYLKGRGVKRVKIGVAQSVSSYAKRLLEFSPVPVERNPVVDDEIDAVMIFDTSSLEQLEPIELPRGKTVILIDHHVEKERPIPADIVVVDSSRTSTAEIVWELFKYLGFADEPSARVLLAGILTDTANFRFANARTFKTVGEILEAFPIQMGEIQQLVAPVGDENTEQARKMAVLKACQRLELKKFRRYIIAISRVSAYESMACKVFLQLGADIAVVGSEKKGVRISVRAKEALVKNGLHLGKILEKVGPVIDGSGGGHAGAAGANGKKNLDEAIKLIVKEIEKFLAKNG; this is encoded by the coding sequence ATGAAGGGCAAAATCAAGCTCAGGCGCTTCCTTGAAAACGCAGATGATAAATCCTTTCTCCTCCTCTGCCACCACAACGCAGATCCAGATTCCCTTGGCTCCGCGATAGCCTTCGCCCGCTATCTGAAGGGCAGGGGGGTGAAGCGGGTTAAGATAGGCGTCGCCCAGAGTGTTTCCTCCTACGCCAAGAGGCTTCTTGAATTCTCTCCAGTCCCCGTGGAGAGGAATCCTGTTGTAGATGATGAAATCGATGCGGTCATGATATTCGACACATCTTCCCTGGAACAGCTTGAGCCGATAGAACTTCCCAGAGGAAAGACCGTTATCCTCATCGATCACCACGTGGAAAAGGAGAGGCCAATCCCGGCGGACATAGTCGTGGTCGACTCCTCCAGGACTTCCACGGCCGAGATCGTCTGGGAGCTCTTCAAATACCTTGGGTTCGCAGACGAGCCTTCGGCGAGGGTTCTGCTGGCGGGAATACTGACGGACACCGCCAACTTCCGCTTTGCCAACGCGCGGACGTTCAAAACAGTGGGGGAGATCCTTGAGGCCTTTCCGATTCAGATGGGGGAAATACAGCAGCTGGTCGCTCCGGTGGGGGATGAGAACACCGAGCAGGCCAGGAAGATGGCGGTTTTGAAGGCATGCCAGAGGCTTGAGCTCAAGAAGTTCCGCAGGTACATAATAGCGATTTCCCGTGTTTCGGCGTATGAATCGATGGCATGTAAGGTCTTCCTCCAGCTTGGGGCGGATATTGCCGTGGTGGGAAGCGAGAAGAAGGGGGTTAGAATATCCGTCAGGGCCAAAGAGGCCCTCGTGAAGAATGGTCTGCACCTTGGGAAGATACTGGAGAAGGTGGGGCCCGTAATCGACGGCTCCGGCGGTGGGCACGCGGGTGCTGCCGGCGCCAACGGAAAGAAGAACCTTGATGAAGCCATCAAGCTGATAGTTAAGGAGATTGAGAAGTTTCTTGCCAAAAACGGTTGA
- the thiI gene encoding tRNA uracil 4-sulfurtransferase ThiI: MFNVLLIRYGEIGTKSRQTRRWFENLLMNNIREALVSEGIEFKKVEAKHGRVLVRTNKAGEAAEVLTRVFGIVSLSPAMEVDAEMEKINRTALKLFRKKKRELGLEKPRFRVTARRITKEFPLKSPEVQAKVGGYIFENEESEVNLHEYDIEVGVELMEGKAYVFVDKVKGWGGLPIGTQGKVVALLSGGIDSPVAAFLMMKRGVEVIPVHIYMGEKTLEKVRRIWNQLKKYGYGGKGELVVVKSQNREEMLRKVKELKKEKYTCVLCKFMMVKHADRIAKEFGAKGIVMGDSLGQVASQTLENMYIVSQASDLPIYRPLIGLDKEEITEIAKKIGTFELSTLPEDEIPFIPKHPVIRGSWEEFKKIYKAVFGEDPKKREC, encoded by the coding sequence ATGTTCAACGTGCTCCTGATTAGGTACGGTGAGATTGGAACCAAGTCGAGGCAGACGAGGAGGTGGTTCGAGAACCTCCTCATGAACAACATCCGCGAGGCACTGGTGAGCGAGGGGATAGAGTTCAAAAAGGTGGAGGCCAAGCACGGCCGCGTCCTAGTGAGAACGAATAAGGCGGGAGAAGCGGCAGAGGTTCTCACCCGCGTGTTCGGCATAGTCTCACTCTCGCCGGCCATGGAAGTGGACGCCGAGATGGAGAAAATCAACAGAACTGCCCTCAAGCTTTTCCGGAAGAAGAAGCGCGAGCTTGGGCTTGAAAAGCCCCGCTTTCGAGTTACAGCGAGGAGAATAACAAAAGAGTTCCCGCTCAAGAGCCCGGAGGTTCAAGCAAAGGTCGGGGGGTACATATTCGAGAACGAGGAGAGCGAGGTCAATCTGCACGAATACGACATCGAGGTCGGCGTTGAGCTGATGGAAGGGAAGGCCTACGTGTTTGTTGATAAGGTTAAGGGCTGGGGCGGGCTTCCGATAGGAACCCAGGGAAAAGTCGTCGCCTTGCTTAGCGGCGGCATAGATTCTCCCGTTGCCGCTTTTCTCATGATGAAGCGCGGCGTTGAGGTCATTCCAGTCCACATTTACATGGGCGAGAAGACCCTGGAGAAGGTGCGCAGAATATGGAACCAGCTCAAGAAGTACGGCTACGGAGGAAAGGGTGAGCTGGTGGTTGTCAAGTCCCAGAACAGGGAAGAAATGCTTAGAAAGGTCAAGGAGCTCAAGAAGGAGAAATACACCTGCGTCCTGTGCAAGTTCATGATGGTCAAGCACGCGGACCGGATTGCGAAAGAGTTCGGGGCAAAGGGAATAGTCATGGGCGACTCGCTCGGACAGGTGGCGAGCCAGACCCTGGAGAACATGTACATCGTCAGCCAGGCGAGCGACCTTCCAATCTACCGGCCCCTCATAGGTCTCGACAAGGAGGAAATAACCGAGATAGCCAAGAAAATCGGAACCTTCGAGCTTTCAACCCTTCCCGAGGATGAGATACCGTTCATCCCGAAGCACCCGGTGATTAGGGGCTCCTGGGAGGAGTTCAAGAAGATCTATAAAGCAGTGTTCGGGGAAGACCCCAAGAAGAGGGAGTGCTGA
- the pfkC gene encoding ADP-specific phosphofructokinase, translated as MVRELLEKARELSIYTAYNTNVDAIVYLKGEMVQRLIDEFGADAVRKRIDEYPRQINEPLDFVARLVHALKTGKPMAVPLVNEELHSWFDSHFKYDVERMGGQAGIIANLLSSLDFRRVTVYTPHLAKKQAEMFVNRPNLFYPVVENGRLIFKHPREAYRENDPLKVNRIFEFRAGTTFKLGDETITVPFSGRFIVSARFESIRIYTEPELRPFLPRIGEMSDGAILSGYQGIKLRYSDGKDANHYLKKAKEDIMLLKREKDVKVHLEFASIQSRELRKKVIYNLFPLVDSVGMDESEIAYVLSALGYDRLADRIFTYTRIEDTVLGGKILIDEMNLELLQIHTIYYIMYIAHADNPLGEEELRQSLELATTLAASRASLGEITSPDQISVGMSVPYNERGEYVKLRFEEAKRKLRTKEYKLVIIPTRLVQNPVSTVGLGDTISTGAFTSYLAMLKEKGEL; from the coding sequence ATGGTCAGGGAGCTCCTGGAGAAGGCGAGGGAACTTTCAATATACACGGCATACAACACCAACGTTGATGCTATAGTGTACCTAAAAGGGGAGATGGTGCAGAGGCTGATAGACGAGTTCGGCGCAGATGCGGTGAGAAAGAGGATAGATGAATACCCGAGGCAGATAAACGAGCCCCTCGATTTTGTGGCCAGACTCGTCCACGCCCTCAAGACAGGAAAACCGATGGCCGTCCCGCTCGTTAACGAGGAACTCCACTCCTGGTTCGATTCTCACTTCAAATACGACGTTGAGAGAATGGGCGGACAGGCCGGGATAATCGCTAACCTTCTGTCAAGCCTAGATTTCCGCCGCGTGACTGTTTACACTCCACACCTTGCCAAGAAACAGGCCGAGATGTTTGTGAACAGGCCCAACCTCTTCTACCCGGTCGTTGAGAACGGGAGGCTTATCTTCAAACACCCGCGTGAGGCCTACCGCGAGAACGACCCTCTTAAGGTGAACAGAATTTTTGAGTTCCGCGCCGGGACTACCTTCAAACTAGGCGATGAGACGATAACTGTTCCCTTCTCTGGCAGGTTTATAGTTTCAGCCCGTTTCGAGAGCATAAGGATTTACACGGAGCCTGAGCTCAGACCGTTCCTCCCCCGGATAGGCGAGATGAGCGATGGTGCTATCCTCTCCGGCTACCAGGGGATAAAGCTCCGCTACTCAGACGGCAAGGACGCGAACCACTACCTCAAGAAGGCCAAGGAGGATATAATGCTGCTCAAGCGCGAGAAGGACGTGAAGGTCCACCTGGAGTTCGCCTCGATACAGAGCAGGGAACTCAGGAAAAAGGTCATCTACAACCTCTTTCCGCTTGTGGACAGCGTTGGGATGGACGAATCGGAGATAGCCTACGTTCTAAGCGCCCTTGGCTACGACAGGCTCGCAGACAGGATATTCACATACACCCGCATCGAGGATACCGTTCTGGGCGGGAAAATACTCATCGATGAGATGAACCTCGAGCTCCTCCAGATACACACGATATACTACATCATGTACATCGCCCACGCGGACAATCCACTGGGTGAGGAGGAGCTGAGGCAAAGCCTTGAACTTGCAACGACGCTCGCCGCTTCGAGGGCCTCTCTTGGAGAAATAACTTCCCCCGACCAGATAAGCGTTGGAATGAGTGTTCCGTACAACGAGCGCGGTGAGTACGTCAAGCTCCGCTTTGAGGAGGCAAAGAGGAAGCTGAGGACGAAGGAGTACAAGCTCGTCATCATCCCGACTAGGTTAGTCCAGAACCCCGTCTCGACTGTTGGTCTTGGAGACACAATCTCCACAGGGGCCTTCACGAGCTATCTGGCGATGCTGAAGGAGAAGGGCGAGCTCTGA
- a CDS encoding DUF3194 domain-containing protein — protein MEESSKGRRVIHIGLPPLSEEELIEIGELAQETVLKRIFGALNRGDVKDVDVTTRINLGDTLDLEVEAYLEVPVFVKADVEKLVEEALEEAYSVVERRLREIAGKG, from the coding sequence ATGGAGGAGAGTTCTAAGGGCAGGAGGGTAATCCACATAGGCCTGCCCCCACTGAGCGAGGAAGAACTGATCGAGATAGGGGAGCTTGCCCAGGAGACGGTGTTAAAGCGGATTTTTGGTGCCCTCAACCGGGGCGATGTCAAGGACGTGGACGTCACGACGAGGATAAACCTCGGGGACACCCTCGACCTGGAGGTTGAGGCCTACCTCGAGGTTCCGGTCTTTGTCAAGGCAGACGTTGAGAAGCTCGTGGAGGAGGCCCTTGAGGAGGCCTACTCCGTCGTTGAGAGGAGATTGAGGGAGATAGCCGGAAAGGGTTAA
- a CDS encoding HEPN domain-containing protein: MDNEEVKLLLSNAHGSLNAAEILLEQGFYRDAMSRAYYAMFYAASALLRAKGIITKSHRGVIAKFGLEFVTDGTIEAYYAKALGLAETLRERADYDVTFRPEVEEAEEVVADAHRFVERIEKVLEERP, encoded by the coding sequence TTGGATAATGAGGAAGTAAAGCTCCTCCTCAGCAACGCACATGGGTCCCTGAATGCGGCCGAGATTCTATTGGAACAGGGTTTTTATAGGGACGCAATGAGCAGGGCGTACTATGCCATGTTTTATGCCGCAAGCGCGCTGTTAAGGGCTAAAGGTATTATAACAAAGAGCCACAGAGGAGTAATTGCAAAATTCGGGCTTGAATTCGTTACGGATGGAACTATAGAGGCGTACTATGCCAAGGCACTAGGCCTAGCTGAAACATTGAGAGAACGAGCAGACTACGATGTCACTTTCAGGCCCGAGGTAGAAGAGGCAGAGGAAGTCGTGGCGGATGCCCATAGATTTGTAGAGAGGATAGAAAAAGTCTTGGAGGAACGCCCATGA
- a CDS encoding type II toxin-antitoxin system RelE/ParE family toxin, with protein MYTVIVDKDVVKKAKKYLQPSQRRKLAEFIEALKTNPYPKPPYDLKPVKGEKSKETNTYRLRVGDYRVFYTVYWEEKIIVVTDIQPRERAYKK; from the coding sequence GTGTACACTGTAATCGTGGATAAAGACGTTGTCAAAAAGGCCAAAAAGTACCTCCAACCTTCCCAGCGCAGAAAGCTCGCCGAGTTCATAGAGGCTTTAAAAACTAACCCATATCCAAAACCTCCCTATGATTTGAAGCCCGTTAAAGGCGAAAAGAGTAAGGAGACCAACACATACCGCCTGAGGGTAGGGGATTACCGCGTCTTCTACACGGTCTACTGGGAAGAGAAAATAATTGTCGTCACCGATATACAGCCGAGAGAGCGAGCATACAAGAAGTAG
- a CDS encoding HD domain-containing protein, whose protein sequence is MYTEEGLLNEIRELMDDDELFETYERAFNEYHYYFDTTNYIVLNVYNFNDHGPVHVLLTTRRALELLRIIKKFGIQTTAQKLGKPFRWSKFIVAFGALFHDIGNMIHRTPHYQFSVFLAEPIIEKLISEFEKRDPLLLKALTLNAIYTHDEHVQCTTIEGSLVTIADGCDMEAGRSRLVHKKDKVDIHAVSALAIERVEIKEGNEEEPILIEIWMKHPAGIFQVDEILTKKVKSSLLRGRVRLRIHTGADGEIFEKVV, encoded by the coding sequence ATGTACACCGAAGAGGGACTTTTGAACGAAATCCGCGAGCTTATGGACGATGACGAGCTCTTCGAGACCTACGAGAGGGCCTTCAATGAGTACCACTACTACTTCGACACGACGAACTACATCGTCCTCAACGTCTACAACTTCAACGATCACGGACCGGTTCACGTCCTCCTGACGACAAGGAGGGCCCTTGAGCTTCTTAGGATAATCAAGAAGTTCGGCATTCAGACGACGGCGCAGAAGCTCGGAAAGCCCTTCCGCTGGAGCAAGTTCATCGTTGCCTTCGGCGCTCTTTTCCACGACATCGGCAACATGATACACAGGACGCCGCACTACCAGTTCAGCGTCTTTTTGGCGGAGCCCATAATAGAGAAGCTCATCTCGGAGTTCGAGAAGCGCGACCCCCTCCTCCTCAAGGCGCTCACGCTCAACGCCATCTACACCCATGACGAGCACGTGCAGTGCACGACCATTGAAGGCTCGCTGGTGACGATAGCGGATGGCTGCGACATGGAGGCAGGAAGGAGCAGGCTCGTTCACAAGAAGGACAAGGTAGACATCCACGCCGTCTCGGCCCTCGCCATAGAGAGGGTTGAAATCAAGGAGGGAAACGAAGAAGAGCCGATACTCATCGAAATCTGGATGAAGCACCCTGCCGGAATCTTCCAGGTGGACGAGATACTGACGAAGAAGGTTAAGAGCTCACTCCTCCGTGGGAGGGTCAGGCTCAGGATACACACTGGCGCCGACGGGGAGATTTTTGAGAAGGTCGTTTGA
- a CDS encoding DUF998 domain-containing protein, with amino-acid sequence MNVNIIKLGGYVAVFLPLIFVTGLLIVIHRNPWFSFTNNALSDMGSLKNPARWWFNSFLMIYAITTLIPSLAAFKSGLSYLMPAAAIFLFLVGVFPEETGPHTPSAVLFYTLALSDIAIIGLKLWHSGVKFGYLWSILAVTTFLLMMWMIRARVFKGIAIPELVGAATILAWFVYVGLLLLRGFKL; translated from the coding sequence ATGAACGTGAACATAATAAAGCTCGGGGGGTATGTAGCCGTCTTCCTCCCCTTGATCTTTGTGACAGGCCTTCTCATAGTGATCCACCGCAATCCGTGGTTCTCATTCACTAACAACGCCCTGAGCGATATGGGCTCCCTTAAAAACCCCGCCAGATGGTGGTTCAACAGCTTCTTAATGATCTATGCCATTACCACACTCATTCCATCACTGGCAGCCTTCAAGAGCGGGCTTAGCTACCTGATGCCAGCGGCGGCGATCTTCCTGTTCCTCGTAGGCGTCTTTCCCGAGGAAACCGGCCCACACACCCCCTCCGCAGTGCTGTTCTACACCCTAGCCCTATCAGATATAGCGATAATTGGTCTCAAGCTCTGGCACTCGGGAGTGAAGTTTGGTTACCTCTGGAGCATCCTAGCGGTAACGACCTTCCTCTTGATGATGTGGATGATCCGGGCCAGAGTCTTCAAGGGCATAGCCATTCCAGAGCTGGTAGGGGCAGCAACGATACTGGCGTGGTTCGTTTACGTGGGGCTCCTGCTCCTCAGAGGTTTCAAACTTTAG